CTGCATGGATGGTCGATATTGATTTGGCGATCCTCGGCCAAAATACCCAGACGTTTGCCGATTTTGAAACTCAGATTCGCAAAGAATATGCCTGGGTGCCAATTGCCGAATACTGTCAGCGACGGAGTCAGATATTCGAAACTTTTGTGCAACGCCCCCATCTTTATCAAACCGCTTATTTTCAAGAACGGTATGAGGCCATGGCCCGTTCCAATCTTCAAACCGCTATCCGGCGTCTACAAGCTGGGGCACTGGTCTGTTAGCAGGATCTAGCTATAATGCTTCCGACGCAACCTAATGTAGATCAATGGAATGCCCATATTGTCTAAGCGAGAAGATCCTAAAGCGCGGCTTTGATAGCCTGCAAGATGGGACATTAGTCCAGCGATATCAGTGTAAGGATTGCAATCGGCGTTTCAACGAACGCACGGGTACCCCAATGGCTCGCTTACGCACCGCTAGTTCAGTAGTGAGCTATGCCATCAAAGCTCGCACCGAAGGGATGGGTATTCGTGCTGCAGGTCGAACTTTCGGTAAATCTCATACCACCATTATGCGTTGGGAAAAACGCCTAGCAGACCAAGCACAGAACTGGTCACCTCCCGCACCAGCAGCCTCTGATGTGACGGTAGAAGGGATGAAGTTTACACGCGTGTAGGCAAAATCTTCCCCCCAGCCAATCCCAGGGCTGGACCATCCATTTCCTTGAACGCGAAAGCCGCTATTGGTTGACAGCACAAGCTGGCCTCAAGGATGCACAACTTTTTGCAAATGGCGTTTACTCAGCTTGGGAGTGGGTCAAAGCCTGTGATGGGATTCGATGGTTTACCGATGGTGAGAGGCGTTATGGACAAGAACTTTGGAAGCTCGCCAATGTCTATCTCAATGGTGAGGAGTGTCATCCTGACTATGGGCATCGCAAGGTTTGGCGAGAGGGGTTAGAAGTCGCGATGAAAGTTAAAGGGTCTCAGGGGAATCGGCGAGTAGAGTGGGTGAAAGCAGAGCATCCCTTTACCGCTATCAGTCTAGGGTCTGAGGTCCATGCCAATCATAATGAGGCTCACAATGCTGCCTTGAGGAGACGATGTAGTGCTTATCGAAGACGGCAGAATCTCTACGCTAAGAAGCGGTCGGGGTTACAGCGAGTGCTAGATGTACAACGCCTGATTCATAACTGGGTTAGACCCCATTGGGGGCTCAGTAAGCAGACCACACCAGCAATGGAGATGGGATTTTGTTCTCGTCCGTTGAGCACACTAGAACTCCTCACCAATAAAGGGTTTAGGTATGTGCCCTGTTAGTAGACCAGTGCCCAAGCTGGCATTCTGCCCAACAATGGGGATAATAAATAAATTCAAGCAGAGGACGTCTGTGTGACCATTCACCTACATTGCGATAGTTCAGACGCTTGGCTGCAAACGGTTCTGGCAGACTTTGATACCTTCCTGCTCGATCATGCCGCCAATGAGAAAAAAGCCTCTGGGGTCGCCCTCAATCTTGCTGCCCACTATCCCGACAAGCCAGACTTAGTGGCGGCCATGATTGACTTAGCCATTGAGGAGTTGAGCCATTATCGCGATGTCTTCAAATTAATCCGAGAGCGCCACTTAACTATTCCTCCCGATGCCAAAGACCCCTACGTTAATCAACTACGAGGTCTGATTCGTAAAGGCTCCGAAAACTACTTTCTCGATCGCCTCCTAGTCGCCGGAATTATTGAGGCTCGGGGCCTAGAACGCTTCACTAAAATTTCTCTAGCTTTGCCGAGTGGACCGTTACAAGGCTTTTACCAAGCCATTGCCCATTCAGAAGCCAGACATGCAAACTTATTTTTCAAACTCGCAGAACAATATTGTCCAAATGCAGCCCTACAGGCTCGTCTAGATGAACTCTTAGCGACTGAAATGAAGATTTTGAATCAATTACCCCATCGGGCCATGCTGCATTAGAGGTTGACGCGCATCCACCCAATCACTTCGCCATCTGGATTGAGATGCCTGATTTATCGACTCTTGACTAGATAATGCCACTACCCCGCTAGATCGTCTCCACAGGTATTTTTTTGAACCATTCGTCCCACGGCTCTTTGACGAATCACTAGTGCACTGGCCACATCTCTCGGCATTGAAGCCTCACGGTTAGGGAAATCATGACAACGTCTACCAGTTGCTTTTTGACTGCATGCTTACAAGCTGGACATTCCTGGCTAGTGCAGCGTCAAGCTAAAAAATTAGGGTGGACGATTTTCAGGATGCTTTCTTTATAAGGCTTACCAGAGGTGCTTACCCTAAAATTAAGTCTTGACGATGCACTAGTAGGGGTTTAGGATACATCGGAGTAGACAGCAGTGCTAAAGCTGTAATGCTCTTATAGTATGGGCTTCAGACTATAAATCGCGCACTTTTAAAGCCGCCAAAATCGATGTAATCTTTTCTCGGTATAGGTTTCAAAGAAATAACTTTTTCATTATTGATCTTTTCAGCAGCTAAAAGCCTTTGTGACAGGTGCTTATAAGCTTTTAGCATGCATCTAAACTGCGTTTAGGGAGATGGCAACGAGCACTCGCACTTGCTGGTGAAAGTGATACATCATTTGCTGCCGCCGTAACACCGCCAAGCTCTGCAATTCTCAGAAACAAGCGGAGCCACAGAATCTCCATTATAAAAAATATCCAAATTATGATTTCGCAAAAAGCCTATTTATCATTCTTTTACGAACAATTATGATGCGGACAAGGTTTCTCACGGATTGAAAGGAGGCATCGCAATGAAAACGATTGGTTATTCGGATGCAGGGCTAATTTCAGCGAAAAATTCTCTTGTCGAATTTAGGGTAGATGCGCCTTAGCTCGGTCCCACTGATCGATTTGTGTAAAAAAGCACTATGGACGAAATCATAACCAATTGGAGACTTAAACATGAAAGCAATGCTCATAAAATCGTACGGCGAAGATGCGACGTTTGAACCTGCAGAAATCGAAAAACCTCAAGTCAAAGCGGGACATGTCCTCGTGAAGATCGCGGCGTCAAGCGTGAACACGGTCGATATGATGATCCGTACGATGGGAAAGGAGCTGCCACTTTCGCCCGATACGCCCGCGATTCTGGGCATGGACTTCGCTGGGACGGTCGAGGCTGTTGGCGAGAATGTATCAACCTATTCTATTGGCGACGAAGTATACGGCTGTGCGGGTGGGCTGGCAGACTTACCAGGCACGCTGGCTGACTATATGGTGGCGGATGCCAACCTGATTGCCCATAAACCCAAAAACTTGTCGATGCGTGAAGCGGCTGCTTTGCCGCTGGTTGCCATTACTGCTTACGAAGGGCTAACCCGTGCGGGCATCAAGCAAGGTCAAAAAGTTCTCGTGCATGGAGGTTCTGGTGGCGTCGGCCATGTTGCTCTGCAACTAGCGAAACACTTTGGTGCCGACGTCTATTCCACAGGAGGTGGTGACAAACAGTTGGCCCTAATCGAACAACTGGGTGCAACCGGCATCAACTACAAGACGGAATCGGTTGAACAGTACGTTGCCAAACACACGAATGGGAACGGTTTTGATTTGGTATTCGATTCTGTTGGGGGCGCCAACATGCTTAATTCATTTGAAGCAGCAGCACTGAATGGTCAAGTGGCATCAACCGTTTCGCTGTGTGAGCTGGATTTGACGTTGGCTCACTTCAAAGGGTTATCACTGCATGTTGTGTTCATGCTCATTCCGATGCTGCACAACTACAAACGAGAACAACACGGGGAAATCCTTCGGAGCATAGCTCAGATTGTCGAGTCAGGCGGGTTAAAGCCCGTACTTGATGAGAAACGATATGCGCTCGAACAAGCAGGACAGGCCCATGCTCGTTTGGAAAGCCGACAAGCAATGGGCAAAGTTGTCATTGAAAACTAACGGGGGAAACTACTGACACAACTGAATTCTCGCCAATTTATTGAAAAAACAGGAGATACAGAATGAACTACGACAATTTCACTACTCTCAACGTTAAAACTGAAAATGCGATCGCTTGGGTCACCTTCGACTATCCCCCGGTGAATGTTCAAGGTCTGCCCATGCTGGCCGATCTAAATAGCCTTGCGATATTGCTGGAACGAGATCGCGAAGTCAAAGTCGTTGTTTTTCAGTCAGCCCATCCAGAAATCTGGGTTTGCCACTACGACACAAACCTATTAAAAGATATGTCGACGGAAGCCGTCTCCCGCGAAGAAGCTAAGTTGCTGGATCTACAATCTGTTTGTGAACGCATCAGCAAGTTACCCCAAGCCACCATTGCCAAACTCGAAGGCTTCGCACGCGGTGGCGGTCATGAATTTGCACTCGCTTGTGATATGCGTTTCGCAGCACGGGGGAAATTTAAGTTTATGCAGATGGAAGTCGGCATGGGTATCTTGCCCTGCGGTGGTGGTGCATCCCGTATGGCGCGTCAGGTCGGTCTGGGTCGGGCATTGGAAATTATCCTCAGTGCCCGTGACTTTGATGCGGACGAAGCCGAAGCCTACGGCACAATCAACAAAGCACTCGAACCAGATGAAATAGGCCCCTATGTTGACCAGCTAGCCAAGCGTATTGCTAAATTCCCAGCAGAGTCCATCAATGCCTGTAAGCAGGCGGTTTATGAGTCCATTGACAAGCCAATTGATGAAGCCCTCAAGGCAGAAGCTTACTGGCTCTATCAAGCAACCAGCAAGACCCCTGCCATTAAGCGTTTTACCATTGCTGATGAGAAAGGCATGGAGCATGACATGGAAAACCAGCGCAACTGGAATGATTTGGTTATGCAAGTTCAGGAAATAAACTAGTGAGCACTGAGCAAAATAAACAAATTGTCGACAAGTTTTTTGAGAAATTTTCTGCGGCAGATGTTGCAGGTGCCCTGGAATTGCTTGATGATGCGGCCATTTGGCGAGCGATGGGGCGTGAAGGCGGCTTGCCCATGTCTGGTGAAATGGACAAGCCAATGATCGGTGAGTTGATTGAAAATGTTAAGTCAGCCTTTCCGGACGGAATGCGGTTAACGCCAACCGGTTGGACTGCCGAAGGCGATCGCGTCGCGCTCGAAATGGAGTCTTATGCCGTGAAGAGTAATGGAATTGTTTATAACAATTTCCATCACTTTCTAGTGGCTCTCTCCAACGGCAAAATTACTTCTCTTCGAGAGTATCTAGATACTCTTCATGTGAAGCAAGTATTTATTGACAACTAACCGTATTAGGGTAATCATAAACCGCTCTAATCTTGAAAGCCATGTTTTTTCTCGAAGAGCCACTTGACTGTAGTCATCGAACAGAGAGGCTTTCAGACAGTTTTCTAAAACTACAGGTTTCTATCTGAGAGCGGTTTATCCCTGATCACCAAAGCACTTGTGAAGGGAGTCTACCATGCTCAAATCTATCGAAAAAAACCAGTTCAAACCGATTAATCGGGGATACAATTCCGTATTTCATTCTAATCGATTAAGCCTTGGCCTGGTAGTGCCTATCGAGACTTATGGAATGGGGGCTGTGCCAACAATGAAAGATCATATTGAACGGGTGCAGCTGGTGGAAAAACTTGGGTTCTCTGCGGTCTGGTTACGGGACGTTCCTTTTAACGTACCCTCATTTGGAGATGCTGGTCAGACTTACGATCCGTTTGTTTATTTAGGCTTACTAGCTGGTCAGACTGAAAAAATTGCCCTGGGGGTTGCTAGCGTTATCTTACCGTTGAGACATCCCGCTCATGTTGCTAAAGCTGCTGCCACTGCCGATGTGCTATCTGGAGGGAGGGTGATTCTTGGGGTGGCTTCAGGCGATCGCCCTGAGGAATATCCCGCTCTTAATTTATCCTATAGCGATCGCGGTAAACGGTTTCGCGAGAGTTTTGAGTATATCCAGCGCATGAGCGAGAATACACCAGTTTTCGAGAATAGTTATGGCAAGCCTTACGGTGGCATGGATATGTTACCCAAACCAGCATCTGGGAAACTACCACTGTTAATTACAGGAGGCAGCCAACAAGAGACTAACTGGATCGCCCAAAATGGAGACGGTTGGATGCTCTTTCCCCGCAATACGGCAATGCAAGCCCAAATAATTGCTGATTGGCGATCGCAAATCACCGCAGCAGGGAGACTCAATCAACCTGTGATGGAACCGCTGTATGTAGATCTGGTAGAAGATCCCGATACTCCTCCTTTACCAATTCATCTAGGGCTAAGGTTGGGAGTTAAACACCTGAAAAGTTATCTCAAGTCCCGCCAGGCAATCGGCATTAATCACGTCGCCCTCAACCTGCGCTTTAACAAGGCCGATGTGACCACAACTCTAAAAAAACTGGCAGATGATATATTGCCAGACTTTAGTAATTGGAAATAATTGACGCGGCTAAAACCATGTCAAAAACAATTTTGATTACAGGGACTTATACCAAATCCGACTCATTAACTCCCGAAATATCTTATCTGTCAAGCTGGCCACCAATGGTAGTGAGTGAGAGCTTTAATGTCTGATTGCATGGTCATTAAAGTTCGACAGCGCTGCTCGAGCACATCTTCCAACTCATCCAGGGTCTCAAAGCATCGATTGGCCAGTGGTTCGTCCGCTAGCCGCCACAACCGTTCAGCGGGCTGTAGCTCTGGAGAATAGGGGGGTAAAACCTTCAGATGAATGCCAGGTGGCACCACCCGATTCTTACAGGTATGCCATCCGGCTCCATCGAGAACGAGAAGAATCTGTTTGTGCTTTCCCGCTCCAACTTGCTGAGCAAAGCTTTGTAGGGCTTGATTAAACCATTCTCCATTGACCCGAGGCAGAATGAACCATTCGGTATTGCCAGTTGCGGGATGAACGAATCCGTATAGATAGGTCCATTCATAGCGATGGTCCACCTCAGCAATTGGACGCTGACCCACAGGCGCCCAAATCTTTCGAATAATGGGTTTAAGGCCTAAACGATGTTCATCAAAAGACCAAACTTCGACCTGAGCATTAGGGTAGCGTCGCTCCAATTCTGCTTTGTACTCAGGCAGTTTTTTAAAAGCGGCTTGGGCCTCTGGTTCACCTTTACGGTGGTGAGGACGTGGGCATTGCAGGGACTGCTCCAATCGCTTGAGATAGTCCCAACCTCGTTGGGGCCAAACCTTATCGACTCCTGTCATCTGAGCAATGACCTGGGCTACTTTAGGTCCGTTCCATAGACCACCGTCGGCGGGTGGGGTTTGTAGACGAGTCAACAATTGTGCACATTGGTCTTGAGTCAGAAGACTGCGAGATTGATGAGGTCGCTTATCTTTGCGTCGGTTGCGTAACCCATGGGCGCCATTGTGGTTATACTCCCTGACGATTTCTCGAGCGTAATCGTAGTTGAGACCGACCACTTGGGCTGCTTGAGTTAGCGTTGTTTGCTCACTGACGAGCCATAGTAGATGCCAGCGGCGCGATTCTACTGGGTCTTGGCTGGCTCGATAATGAGACTTCAGCTCCTCGGGCGAAAAATGAGGTTCGAGATATAGTTTTCTTGGCATTCTCTAATTATGTATTATATCGGAGTTATATAAATCGGATTTGGTATTAGGTATTCTACCTGTTTAAATATTTGCGCCATAACTGTTAAACTTTATGCCTTTACCCAAGAAAAACTATTTCTCTTCTCTTGTAGCTCGGGATCCCCATGAACCTTATCGCGCTGCTACTCAACTAGAACTACTTTTTGATTTAGTAGTAGTAATTGCGATCGCAACTTCAGCCCATGGATTGACTCATGAGTTAAGTGAAGGTCATTTTGTGATGGGGATTATCAAATTTCTCCTAGCCTTTTTTATTTTGTGGTGGCCTTGGAATTTATTTACCTGGTTTGCCAGTGGCTTTGATAACGATGATGCTGCTTATCGTATCAATGTGATGGTGATGATGATTGGCATTATGTTGGTGGCAGCCAGTATTCCTACTATTTTTCAAGGTGGAGAAATCGTCTATGGATTTATTGGCTATCTGATTTTGCGAAGTGCCGCTGCTGTTTTATGGCTAAGAATTAAAGACAAGAGTCCTCAACTAAAAGTTACGGTGCAAAGGAATGTCATAGGACAAATAATAATTCAGAGTTTTTGGGCATACATCGTCTTTATGACAGAGCCTTGGAGCATGATATTTTTTATTTTAGTAGCAATTGCTATTGCTGCAGAACTCTTTCTGGGAGCGTGTCACTTCTTTGAGAGGAAAATGATAATTGATCTTAGATGATCCCTCTTATTGACTATGACACCAGAAGAAGAACAAGAATTCAATGCTTGCGTCACACGCATTTCAGAACTGCTGTATCAAGACTCCCAATCCCAGTCTCTGCCCATGAAGACTTTGGCAGAGATTGAATGCACCGTTCGGACTCAACTGCAAACTCATGTGTCGCCTCAAATGGGTCTTTTTTATCGACCAAGTTAGCCCGCCAGATGTCGGAGAATATCGACGGACCTTAAAAAGCATTCTGGGCAAACTCAACCTCACTCGGACCCAAGCAACAGCCCTCAAGGTCAAGCCCAACAGTCAGTTAAGCCCCTACTTAGAGATGTGCGCCCTGCGTATTAGTGCCAATGTTTCCTATGCCCATGCATCAGAGGATCTAGCAGTTTAACGGGTATCACAGTCAGCTCCAAAACGCAGCAGCGTCTCGTTCATCGTCAAACCTTCAGTCCACCCTCTTTGACGCAAGGAGTCACTCAGCTCAGCTTAGATGGGGGCAATATTCGGTTGATTACTCCAAAAGGGGAACCCTGCCACTGGCGTGGTTATAAAGCAGTTCGCATCAATGGCGATAGGGTTGGCTTGGCCTACTATCAAGACCATACTTCCCTCTGCCTGGCGGTGAACCGCTTCAGATTTGCTGCAAGGGTTTACTGTCTTGGGGATGGTCATGTTGGGATTTGGAAGCTTTACCGACAGATGAGACTGCCAACTCAACAGGAGCAGATCCTAGACTGGTTCCACTTGATGGAGAATTTACATAAAGTCGGTGGGTCACTCAAACGGCTGCAGCAAGCTGAAACCTTTTTGTGGAGAGGGAAGATTGATGAGGCCATCGATTTGTTCTGTGGTTTGAGCAAACCTCAGGCTAAACGGTTCTGTCAGTATTTGCGAGACCACCGAGAGCGGATTCCCAACTATGGTTACTATCAAGCTGAGGGAATACCCATTGGCTCTGGTGCCGTTGAGTCGCTTGTTAAGCAAATTGACCGAAGGACAAAGATTTCAGGTGCGCAATGGCAAGAAAAACATATCCCCAAAGTCCTAGCTCATCGCTGTGCCTATCTCAATCGACAACTTGACTCTATTTTTCTCCTGAAAAAGTGACACGCTCCCACTCTTTCTTCCATGGTATGCAGGACAAGCAAAAAATACTCCCTGGCATCGTCACCATGTTATTGAACGTTTTGGTTTACTGAATATTATTGTTTTAGGAGAGATTTTACTGAGTAGCGTTCATGCTATTGAAACATCCACTAGTAGTAGCTTTAATTTTTCTCTGATGATTCTAGCAATCAGCAGTGCAGCGATCTCTTTCACTATGTGGTGGCTTTATTTTTGTGAAGAAGAGCATTTAGAAAGTATAGAAAATAAACGTACTTTTGTTTGGGCATATGGTCATTTCATCGTTTTTGCCTCTGGAGCAGCCACTGGGGCGGGCTTAAGCTTAATGGCAGAACTTATGAGCGCGACACATCATGAAGGAAAACATCTTTCACCAGAAACTGCAGCTTGGGCAGTTACAATTCCTCTAGCTTTATACGTAATCGGTTTATGGTTAGTACGAGATCGCTATCAATTAAATAATTTTAATGGCTCCTGCTTACTCTTTTTTGCTTTATTGATTTGCTTAAGTGCATTGTTACCCTATCAGCCAATTTTTTCATTAGTCTTATTAATTGCTTGTCTATTCTTTAGGTTAAACGTTGCTAATAATTCTGAAGCGAAACTAAAAATCCAAGAATAACCCTAAACCATAGAAAGTGAAAAAAAGTTGGTGTAACTTTCAGGATTAAGTGGGGTTAGTCGAAAATTATGTTGTACTGAATATGCGCTTTAATAAAGCTGATAGTGAGACAACGTTAAAACGTCTGGAGAATAACATACTGTTAACCCTCACTAAATAAAAGATACAAGGCTATCTGAACAAAGAGCATGTCACCTTTGCAAGCTAGTATTTATACTCATCTCAGAAATCTTTGCTGGCCTTGCTTTCAGACACCAAATTTTTAATTCTCAACTTTGTACATCTGCAAAGGTGACATGCTCCCTATCTGAACATCAATCATCCTCCCGTTCTAGTTCCATATGCTGCGAGAAATACATCCACGGCTTCACGACATTGGGTCTTAAGTGCAGATTTTTCAGGTGGTTTCTTGCCGATCTGAGTTTGTAGCAAATCCACCCCCAGCATTAAACCAATGAGTTGTTCTGCGGCGCGACGTGGATTCTCAACCTCAAGCAGCTCCGCTTTCGCCTGACTCGCAACGTACTCGGTTAAATGCTGGATGGCGCGAGCGGGTCCAGCCTGATAAAACGCCTCGCCCACTTCCGGATGTGCAATCGCTTCAGCCGTAGCCAGGCGGTTCCAATAAGTCTGGTCTGGAGATAGAACGAACGACAGAAATACATCTCCGAAGCGGATCAGATCGTCTTCAGGGTCATTGGTTGGAATCAGCAGTTTTTTGAAAACAACACTTCCCTGTTCAGCATGTTGATTGATCACAGCCTCGAACAGCCCCGCTTTTGATTTGAAATGGCTGTAGACCGTCGGTTTCGTGGTTTGTGCTTCTGTGGCGACCTTTTCCAAGCTCGTTTGTGAGTATCCCATCGCGAGAAAAAGTTCAGTTGCAACGTCGAGAATCCGCTGCCTTGTAGAGCGGGCTTTCTGAGTACGGAGTGGAAATTTTGTAGTGTCATTCATACCAAAATTTTACATGTTGCACTTGACTTTACTAAACGGCAT
The genomic region above belongs to Acaryochloris sp. CCMEE 5410 and contains:
- a CDS encoding low temperature requirement protein A, with the translated sequence MPLPKKNYFSSLVARDPHEPYRAATQLELLFDLVVVIAIATSAHGLTHELSEGHFVMGIIKFLLAFFILWWPWNLFTWFASGFDNDDAAYRINVMVMMIGIMLVAASIPTIFQGGEIVYGFIGYLILRSAAAVLWLRIKDKSPQLKVTVQRNVIGQIIIQSFWAYIVFMTEPWSMIFFILVAIAIAAELFLGACHFFERKMIIDLR
- a CDS encoding tRNA-(ms[2]io[6]A)-hydroxylase, which encodes MTIHLHCDSSDAWLQTVLADFDTFLLDHAANEKKASGVALNLAAHYPDKPDLVAAMIDLAIEELSHYRDVFKLIRERHLTIPPDAKDPYVNQLRGLIRKGSENYFLDRLLVAGIIEARGLERFTKISLALPSGPLQGFYQAIAHSEARHANLFFKLAEQYCPNAALQARLDELLATEMKILNQLPHRAMLH
- a CDS encoding IS630 family transposase, producing MPRKLYLEPHFSPEELKSHYRASQDPVESRRWHLLWLVSEQTTLTQAAQVVGLNYDYAREIVREYNHNGAHGLRNRRKDKRPHQSRSLLTQDQCAQLLTRLQTPPADGGLWNGPKVAQVIAQMTGVDKVWPQRGWDYLKRLEQSLQCPRPHHRKGEPEAQAAFKKLPEYKAELERRYPNAQVEVWSFDEHRLGLKPIIRKIWAPVGQRPIAEVDHRYEWTYLYGFVHPATGNTEWFILPRVNGEWFNQALQSFAQQVGAGKHKQILLVLDGAGWHTCKNRVVPPGIHLKVLPPYSPELQPAERLWRLADEPLANRCFETLDELEDVLEQRCRTLMTMQSDIKALTHYHWWPA
- a CDS encoding TetR/AcrR family transcriptional regulator — encoded protein: MNDTTKFPLRTQKARSTRQRILDVATELFLAMGYSQTSLEKVATEAQTTKPTVYSHFKSKAGLFEAVINQHAEQGSVVFKKLLIPTNDPEDDLIRFGDVFLSFVLSPDQTYWNRLATAEAIAHPEVGEAFYQAGPARAIQHLTEYVASQAKAELLEVENPRRAAEQLIGLMLGVDLLQTQIGKKPPEKSALKTQCREAVDVFLAAYGTRTGG
- a CDS encoding nuclear transport factor 2 family protein, yielding MSTEQNKQIVDKFFEKFSAADVAGALELLDDAAIWRAMGREGGLPMSGEMDKPMIGELIENVKSAFPDGMRLTPTGWTAEGDRVALEMESYAVKSNGIVYNNFHHFLVALSNGKITSLREYLDTLHVKQVFIDN
- a CDS encoding enoyl-CoA hydratase/isomerase family protein, which translates into the protein MNYDNFTTLNVKTENAIAWVTFDYPPVNVQGLPMLADLNSLAILLERDREVKVVVFQSAHPEIWVCHYDTNLLKDMSTEAVSREEAKLLDLQSVCERISKLPQATIAKLEGFARGGGHEFALACDMRFAARGKFKFMQMEVGMGILPCGGGASRMARQVGLGRALEIILSARDFDADEAEAYGTINKALEPDEIGPYVDQLAKRIAKFPAESINACKQAVYESIDKPIDEALKAEAYWLYQATSKTPAIKRFTIADEKGMEHDMENQRNWNDLVMQVQEIN
- a CDS encoding zinc-dependent alcohol dehydrogenase family protein, whose translation is MKAMLIKSYGEDATFEPAEIEKPQVKAGHVLVKIAASSVNTVDMMIRTMGKELPLSPDTPAILGMDFAGTVEAVGENVSTYSIGDEVYGCAGGLADLPGTLADYMVADANLIAHKPKNLSMREAAALPLVAITAYEGLTRAGIKQGQKVLVHGGSGGVGHVALQLAKHFGADVYSTGGGDKQLALIEQLGATGINYKTESVEQYVAKHTNGNGFDLVFDSVGGANMLNSFEAAALNGQVASTVSLCELDLTLAHFKGLSLHVVFMLIPMLHNYKREQHGEILRSIAQIVESGGLKPVLDEKRYALEQAGQAHARLESRQAMGKVVIEN
- a CDS encoding LLM class oxidoreductase: MLKSIEKNQFKPINRGYNSVFHSNRLSLGLVVPIETYGMGAVPTMKDHIERVQLVEKLGFSAVWLRDVPFNVPSFGDAGQTYDPFVYLGLLAGQTEKIALGVASVILPLRHPAHVAKAAATADVLSGGRVILGVASGDRPEEYPALNLSYSDRGKRFRESFEYIQRMSENTPVFENSYGKPYGGMDMLPKPASGKLPLLITGGSQQETNWIAQNGDGWMLFPRNTAMQAQIIADWRSQITAAGRLNQPVMEPLYVDLVEDPDTPPLPIHLGLRLGVKHLKSYLKSRQAIGINHVALNLRFNKADVTTTLKKLADDILPDFSNWK